One part of the Bdellovibrionota bacterium genome encodes these proteins:
- the murJ gene encoding murein biosynthesis integral membrane protein MurJ: protein MKLGRAASTVSLSIFASRIFGLIRDQLFAALLGAGFFADSFIVAFRIPNLLRDLFAEGALSSAFVPTFTEYEVRRSKEEAWALANLVIGTLLLIVGSLTVLGMLFAPQVVAVIAPGFEGIAGKSDLTILLTRIMFPFLPLVALSALFMGMLNVRGVFALPAFAPVLFNLVSIAFGLALWTYGTSGRSAVIGWSVGTLCGGFAQAFVQLPRLRRLGWEFRPTLRAWRESEGLRQIGRLMLPAVIGLSATQINILVNTILASLLEQGSPSWLNYAFRLMQLPIGVFGVGIGIVTLPLVSRDAANDSREGFVNNITRSLNLVLLLTLPCAVGLWVMGIPIIRLIYKHGIFHSADTIATATALACYAVGLPAYAAVKVLAPAFYALKDARIPMIASVSAVGVNLIFNLLSYQTLRHGGLALGTSLAALTNLFVLIVTFQRRHAPLPLAMIFHRLWRIVLATVLMAFVALYLYRALDGRWPGLLGRLVDTLVPISVAGSFYFLMLFWLRVPEMQLVKEIGFRLIKNFVRR from the coding sequence ATCAAACTCGGCCGCGCCGCGAGCACCGTAAGCCTCAGCATTTTTGCCAGCCGAATTTTTGGACTGATCCGCGATCAGCTCTTCGCCGCTCTGCTCGGCGCGGGCTTTTTTGCCGATTCGTTCATCGTCGCTTTTCGAATTCCCAACTTGTTGCGGGATCTGTTCGCCGAAGGGGCGCTCTCCAGCGCTTTCGTCCCCACGTTCACGGAATATGAAGTTCGTCGTTCCAAAGAGGAGGCTTGGGCACTGGCCAATCTCGTCATCGGTACGCTCCTTCTCATCGTGGGTTCGTTGACCGTTTTGGGGATGCTGTTCGCCCCACAGGTTGTCGCGGTCATCGCGCCGGGATTCGAAGGCATCGCCGGCAAATCCGATCTCACGATTCTTTTGACCCGCATTATGTTTCCGTTTCTTCCGCTGGTGGCGCTCTCCGCCCTCTTCATGGGGATGCTCAACGTCCGCGGCGTATTCGCCCTCCCCGCTTTCGCGCCGGTTCTGTTTAATCTCGTTTCGATTGCTTTTGGTCTGGCGCTCTGGACGTATGGAACCAGCGGCCGGTCCGCGGTCATCGGTTGGTCGGTAGGAACGTTGTGCGGTGGATTCGCTCAAGCCTTTGTGCAGCTTCCGAGGCTCCGCCGCCTAGGTTGGGAATTTCGACCCACGTTGCGCGCCTGGCGGGAGAGCGAGGGCCTCCGTCAAATCGGCCGCCTCATGCTTCCCGCCGTCATCGGTCTTTCGGCCACGCAGATCAATATATTGGTGAACACGATCCTCGCTTCGTTATTGGAACAGGGGAGTCCATCCTGGCTCAATTACGCTTTCCGTTTGATGCAGCTTCCGATCGGCGTGTTCGGCGTCGGCATCGGCATCGTCACTCTGCCGCTCGTCTCCCGCGACGCCGCGAACGATTCTCGAGAGGGGTTCGTGAACAACATCACCCGTTCGCTCAATCTCGTCCTTCTTCTCACACTTCCCTGCGCGGTCGGGCTCTGGGTGATGGGTATTCCGATCATCCGTCTGATTTACAAGCACGGGATCTTTCATTCGGCCGATACGATCGCCACCGCCACGGCGCTAGCCTGTTACGCCGTCGGACTTCCGGCTTATGCGGCGGTCAAAGTCCTCGCGCCGGCGTTTTACGCTCTCAAAGACGCACGAATTCCGATGATCGCAAGCGTCTCCGCCGTTGGAGTTAACTTGATTTTTAACTTGCTGTCATATCAAACGCTTCGTCATGGCGGTCTGGCTCTCGGCACATCGCTGGCAGCGCTTACGAATCTATTTGTTCTGATCGTCACTTTTCAACGCCGCCATGCGCCTCTTCCGTTGGCGATGATCTTTCATCGCCTTTGGCGGATTGTTTTGGCCACCGTGCTCATGGCGTTTGTGGCTCTTTACTTGTATCGAGCGCTGGACGGTAGATGGCCCGGCCTTCTTGGCCGTCTCGTCGACACGCTGGTTCCGATCTCCGTTGCGGGGTCGTTCTACTTCTTGATGTTGTTCTGGCTTCGCGTCCCGGAAATGCAGTTGGTAAAAGAAATAGGATTCCGGTTGATCAAAAATTTCGTCCGACGTTGA
- a CDS encoding DUF721 domain-containing protein, with translation MRRPPLKAPIAIGSVLAGGNLLGKRGATLVDLYRIQRAWEAVVGYELYERTFPKLIRGSTLVISVENAAWAQHLSLMKDELLGAIFERVGKRFSNIRFLNEPFKRPPYA, from the coding sequence GTGCGGCGCCCCCCACTTAAAGCACCCATCGCGATAGGGAGCGTCCTGGCAGGCGGGAACCTCCTTGGAAAACGAGGGGCTACATTAGTCGACCTCTATCGCATCCAAAGGGCGTGGGAAGCCGTCGTAGGGTACGAACTTTATGAGCGAACTTTTCCGAAGCTTATTCGCGGGAGCACGCTCGTCATCTCCGTGGAAAACGCCGCGTGGGCGCAGCATCTTTCCCTCATGAAGGACGAACTGTTGGGAGCTATTTTCGAGCGCGTGGGGAAGCGTTTTTCGAACATTCGATTCCTGAATGAACCTTTCAAACGGCCGCCGTATGCGTAA
- a CDS encoding GGDEF domain-containing protein — MINCAMCGLKLDDTDLTRHYLKDPRLVQFIQQTHQTWTPDQGACSRCLENFARELSTPSAAREEITDEQTVITAAEEFIRDVPEEGGASLITIHGVDLGKKFDLPDGDMIIGRGDSSHVRVNEENVSRQHAKLFKQGTEVIIEDLHSTNGTFVNTKKITSHPLKDGDLILVGNTILKFVSGSHVESQYHEEIYRLATIDGLTRIFNKNFFLDKVTHEFGRSKRYRRELTLILFDFDHFKKINDTYGHPCGDFVLQKTGSIIMKNMRKEDVCGRYGGEEFGILLPETSLQSALRLADKIRKLVEGTVFDFAGATLKSTISVGVASLTQDVRTSEQFIARADEALYRAKRDGRNCVRS, encoded by the coding sequence ATGATTAATTGCGCCATGTGCGGTCTCAAGCTGGACGATACGGATCTCACGCGCCATTACCTCAAAGATCCGCGGCTCGTTCAGTTCATCCAGCAAACCCACCAGACCTGGACACCGGACCAGGGAGCCTGTTCCCGCTGCCTTGAGAATTTCGCCCGCGAGCTGAGCACGCCGAGCGCCGCCCGCGAAGAGATCACCGACGAGCAAACGGTGATCACCGCCGCGGAGGAGTTCATCCGAGACGTGCCGGAGGAAGGAGGCGCTTCGCTCATCACGATTCACGGCGTGGACCTGGGAAAGAAATTCGATCTTCCCGACGGCGACATGATCATCGGGAGGGGCGATTCATCCCACGTACGCGTAAATGAAGAGAATGTCTCCCGCCAACATGCCAAACTGTTCAAACAGGGAACCGAAGTCATCATCGAAGATCTTCATTCCACCAACGGCACGTTCGTAAACACAAAGAAAATCACGTCTCACCCCTTAAAAGATGGAGATCTTATCTTGGTCGGCAACACGATCCTGAAATTCGTCTCCGGCTCTCATGTGGAAAGCCAATACCACGAGGAGATTTATCGTCTGGCGACGATCGACGGTCTGACCCGGATCTTCAACAAGAACTTCTTCCTGGACAAAGTGACGCATGAGTTCGGACGCTCCAAGCGATACCGCCGTGAACTCACGCTCATTCTTTTCGACTTCGATCATTTTAAGAAGATCAACGACACCTATGGCCACCCGTGCGGCGATTTCGTCCTTCAAAAAACAGGCTCGATCATCATGAAGAACATGCGAAAAGAAGATGTCTGCGGCCGCTACGGCGGGGAAGAGTTCGGAATTCTGCTGCCCGAAACATCGCTTCAGAGCGCTTTGCGACTCGCCGACAAGATTCGAAAGCTGGTGGAAGGAACCGTCTTTGATTTCGCCGGCGCGACGCTCAAGTCGACGATCAGCGTCGGCGTCGCTTCGTTAACCCAGGACGTTCGCACGAGCGAGCAATTCATCGCCCGAGCCGACGAAGCTCTTTATCGGGCCAAACGCGATGGACGCAATTGCGTCCGTTCGTAA
- the mutL gene encoding DNA mismatch repair endonuclease MutL, protein MEVRPLPPPVRRPIRVLPESIVLKIAAGEVIERPASIVKELVENSIDAGAQRIEIRIGDGGRKLISVTDDGIGMAPDEARLALKRHATSKLETAEDLDRIQTLGFRGEALASIAAVSHLDLLTRTETEPAGTRIHCEGGEIRSAEPIGTPPGTTVAVSNLFYNVPARKKFLRSVATELGHIDDIVRRIALSHLDHTLLLESNGEILLNLPAAEDLFQRIRQLYGTDVSRQLYDFEGSDGSSRAYGWISGSRLMFSRPTEVALYVNHRPVRDRLLQAAVMEGFRTAVMERRYPLAVVMLEIPADRVDVNVHPTKAEVRFVDPQACYRLISTAIAQALRKRTLPSHSDLPLAALDRQTPPSPGFERSSMPGSIGTPAELPWVSMAKTPPASYAGEIKETQGYFERFDYLGSLDHTYLVCRAVDSLFVIDQHAAHERILFENLQTGANVGRIDVQNLLMPITLEISQERAAALDQLLPFLVKIGFAIEPFGERTFVVKSVPAVLGQHDPRPLLFDLMDDRSAFEGEAAWQDRVDDVFSRIACHSAVRAHDPLTADEIRSLLHQMDQIGVSTHCPHGRPTFLKFGLNDLERLFGRK, encoded by the coding sequence ATGGAAGTACGTCCCTTGCCGCCCCCCGTGCGTCGCCCGATTCGCGTCTTGCCGGAATCGATCGTCCTTAAAATCGCGGCCGGCGAAGTCATTGAACGACCCGCCTCCATCGTCAAGGAACTGGTGGAAAACTCGATCGACGCCGGCGCCCAGCGCATCGAAATTCGGATCGGCGACGGCGGCCGAAAACTGATTTCCGTGACCGACGACGGGATCGGCATGGCACCGGACGAAGCTCGCCTCGCGTTAAAGCGTCATGCCACGTCGAAACTCGAAACCGCGGAAGATTTGGATCGAATTCAAACGCTCGGGTTTCGAGGAGAAGCCCTGGCCAGCATCGCCGCAGTTTCGCACCTGGATCTTCTCACGCGCACGGAAACGGAACCCGCCGGGACGCGGATCCATTGTGAGGGCGGAGAAATCCGCTCCGCAGAGCCGATCGGAACGCCGCCGGGCACCACCGTGGCGGTTTCCAATCTCTTTTACAATGTCCCGGCGCGGAAAAAGTTTTTGCGTTCCGTGGCCACGGAGTTGGGGCACATCGACGACATCGTTCGCCGAATCGCCCTCTCCCATCTGGACCACACCCTTTTGCTCGAAAGCAACGGCGAAATTCTTTTGAATCTCCCCGCTGCGGAAGATCTCTTCCAAAGAATTCGCCAGCTTTACGGCACCGACGTAAGCCGCCAATTGTATGACTTTGAAGGTTCCGACGGATCGTCCAGGGCCTACGGGTGGATTTCCGGCTCCAGGCTGATGTTCTCGCGGCCGACGGAGGTGGCGCTTTACGTCAATCACCGTCCGGTCCGCGACCGTCTCCTTCAAGCCGCCGTCATGGAGGGCTTCCGGACCGCAGTGATGGAGAGACGATATCCGCTCGCCGTAGTCATGCTCGAGATCCCGGCCGATCGCGTAGACGTGAACGTACATCCGACCAAAGCCGAAGTCCGTTTCGTCGATCCTCAGGCTTGTTATCGCTTGATATCGACGGCGATCGCGCAGGCGCTTCGGAAGAGGACATTGCCCTCGCATTCCGATCTACCGCTCGCAGCGCTCGACCGCCAGACACCTCCGTCCCCAGGCTTCGAACGTTCTTCTATGCCCGGATCGATCGGCACGCCCGCCGAGCTTCCATGGGTATCGATGGCGAAAACGCCCCCCGCATCTTACGCCGGAGAGATAAAAGAAACGCAGGGTTATTTTGAGCGCTTCGATTATTTGGGATCGCTCGATCACACGTACCTGGTTTGCCGCGCGGTGGATTCTTTGTTCGTCATTGATCAACACGCAGCGCACGAACGGATCCTCTTCGAAAATCTTCAGACCGGCGCAAACGTCGGGCGCATCGACGTTCAAAATCTTCTCATGCCGATCACGCTCGAGATATCCCAGGAACGGGCCGCGGCTCTCGACCAACTGCTTCCATTTTTGGTGAAGATTGGATTTGCGATTGAACCGTTCGGAGAGCGAACGTTCGTCGTCAAGAGCGTACCGGCGGTCTTGGGACAACACGATCCACGCCCGCTGCTCTTTGATCTCATGGACGACCGAAGCGCGTTCGAAGGAGAGGCGGCGTGGCAGGATCGTGTGGATGACGTGTTCAGCCGGATCGCCTGTCATAGCGCGGTTCGCGCTCACGATCCGTTGACCGCTGACGAAATACGCTCCCTTCTGCATCAGATGGATCAGATCGGCGTTTCCACTCATTGTCCGCACGGCCGGCCGACGTTCCTAAAATTCGGCCTGAACGATCTCGAACGACTTTTCGGACGAAAATGA
- the miaA gene encoding tRNA (adenosine(37)-N6)-dimethylallyltransferase MiaA, whose product MKSPVFVLTGPTGVGKTLVALELAEHFSFEIIGADSLQIFRHLDVGTAKPSVELRKNIPHHLIDALDPDEEANAFWYAREAQALVREIHARKKFPLVVGGAGFYLRALEHPPVAPPHHTIEIESLAEAHARIQLEDPESAARIHPNDRYRISRAISLLTAGQKPSEIWKETLEQESPFDFVWLGIQMDRPLLYEAINTRLDEMFASGLLDETDRVRRTYPKALPRLQKAIGYRQALGILTNEIPLARGIEVAKQASRNYAKRQLTWLRRDPRIQWVPRGGAVTKMIESIQRALPA is encoded by the coding sequence ATGAAATCTCCCGTCTTCGTCCTCACCGGTCCCACCGGCGTCGGAAAGACTCTCGTGGCTCTCGAACTCGCCGAGCATTTTAGTTTTGAAATCATCGGCGCCGACAGCCTTCAGATTTTTCGCCATCTCGATGTCGGCACCGCCAAGCCTTCCGTGGAACTCCGGAAAAACATTCCGCACCACCTGATCGACGCCCTCGATCCCGATGAGGAAGCCAACGCGTTTTGGTATGCTCGCGAAGCCCAAGCACTCGTGAGAGAGATTCACGCGCGCAAGAAATTCCCGCTCGTCGTGGGCGGAGCGGGATTTTATCTTCGCGCTCTCGAACACCCGCCCGTCGCGCCTCCTCATCACACGATTGAAATCGAATCGCTCGCGGAAGCTCATGCTCGAATTCAACTTGAAGATCCCGAAAGTGCGGCTCGCATCCATCCCAACGATCGATACCGCATTTCGCGGGCCATCTCGCTCTTAACGGCCGGCCAAAAGCCAAGTGAGATTTGGAAAGAGACTTTGGAGCAGGAATCTCCGTTCGATTTTGTCTGGCTGGGAATTCAAATGGATCGACCTCTGCTCTACGAGGCGATCAACACGAGGCTCGACGAAATGTTTGCGTCGGGGTTACTCGATGAAACCGATCGCGTTCGAAGAACCTACCCCAAAGCCCTTCCGCGCCTTCAAAAGGCGATCGGCTATCGCCAGGCGTTAGGCATCTTAACCAATGAGATACCTTTGGCCCGAGGCATTGAAGTTGCCAAACAGGCCAGTCGAAACTACGCTAAACGGCAGCTCACCTGGCTCCGCCGGGACCCAAGAATCCAGTGGGTTCCGCGCGGCGGGGCGGTAACAAAAATGATCGAATCCATTCAACGGGCTTTGCCAGCATGA
- a CDS encoding acetyl-CoA carboxylase carboxyltransferase subunit alpha, with amino-acid sequence MKLFLDFEKPIVELERKISELQEFSKEENVDIMEEVRKLQKKTKKLVDDIFSKLTPWQRTQLSRHAERPYMLDYVDALFTDFTELFGDRNYADDPSIIGGVARFNGESVMVIGHQKGRSTKEKIRRNFGMPRPEGYRKALRLMSMAERFRIPIVTFIDTPGAYPGIGAEERGQAEAIAKNILVMSVLKVPIISIVIGEGGSGGALAIGVADRILMLEYSIYSVISPESCAAILWRDSAKAELAAKALRLTAPEMLTLGIADELLPEPEGGAHRNFQGAAGELRAALARHLDQLKKLSPEELVQERYKKFRKMGSFSNGSAGAPIYA; translated from the coding sequence ATGAAACTCTTCCTCGATTTCGAAAAGCCGATCGTCGAGCTGGAGCGAAAAATTTCCGAGCTTCAGGAATTTTCCAAAGAGGAAAACGTCGATATCATGGAAGAGGTCCGCAAGCTTCAGAAGAAAACCAAAAAACTCGTAGACGATATTTTTTCGAAACTGACTCCGTGGCAGCGCACACAGCTCTCGCGGCACGCGGAGCGTCCCTACATGCTCGATTACGTCGATGCCCTCTTTACGGACTTCACGGAGTTGTTCGGCGACCGAAATTACGCCGACGACCCCTCTATTATTGGCGGCGTCGCCCGTTTCAACGGGGAGTCGGTGATGGTCATCGGCCACCAGAAAGGGCGCTCTACAAAAGAGAAAATCCGAAGGAATTTCGGGATGCCGCGCCCCGAAGGTTACCGGAAAGCGCTGCGCCTGATGAGCATGGCGGAGCGCTTTCGAATCCCGATCGTCACGTTTATCGATACGCCGGGAGCGTACCCCGGAATCGGCGCGGAAGAACGGGGACAAGCGGAAGCCATTGCGAAGAATATTCTCGTCATGTCGGTTCTTAAGGTCCCGATTATTTCCATCGTGATCGGTGAAGGCGGTTCCGGCGGAGCGCTAGCCATAGGCGTCGCCGACCGGATTTTGATGCTGGAATACTCCATTTATTCGGTGATCTCGCCGGAATCGTGCGCCGCGATCTTGTGGCGCGATTCCGCGAAGGCCGAGCTGGCCGCGAAGGCACTTCGGTTGACGGCCCCGGAAATGCTTACGCTTGGGATCGCCGACGAACTTCTCCCCGAGCCTGAAGGGGGCGCGCACCGAAACTTTCAAGGGGCCGCCGGCGAACTTCGCGCCGCATTGGCGCGCCATCTGGACCAGCTCAAGAAACTTTCCCCTGAGGAACTGGTTCAGGAGCGCTATAAGAAATTCCGAAAGATGGGTTCTTTTTCCAACGGATCGGCGGGAGCACCTATATACGCTTGA
- a CDS encoding pyridoxal phosphate-dependent aminotransferase, whose amino-acid sequence MAKGSKELDVPFRRDVVDTVIQDHRIDFERASIRQMVAAVSEIEKRLSCRYLRMEFGIPGFDPIPIGPESEIGALRRSKVPGMYAPIAGLPILKEEGAKFFKNFLDIDIPADCVIPTTGSMQGGFLAQAVAGRCDPKRDRILYIDPCFSVHRMQRRFLGLKEASVDLYDRTQWLDRAEAICAKGDVAAVIYSTPNNPTWVILTENELQRLGEICTKYDVIAIEDQAYFGMDMRKDYSVPRQPPYPPTVARHTPNYVFLLSGSKIFSYAGQRVALAYLSPSLVKREFPGLETWFGETRFFDAYVMSGLYCTTTGVAHTPQYGLAGFLAKANKGEFNFIQNVSEYSERAKVLKSIFLSNGFHLVYAEDVGEPLADGFFFTFAYPGMTGAELVGGLLYYGISATALTIACSSRKEAVRACVSLIGKEDYKLFESRIKKFAKDHPMDVTRESSAHGNVIPAP is encoded by the coding sequence ATGGCCAAGGGGTCCAAAGAACTCGACGTTCCGTTCCGCCGCGACGTCGTCGACACGGTCATCCAGGACCATCGGATCGATTTCGAGCGCGCCTCGATCCGCCAGATGGTCGCCGCCGTCAGCGAGATCGAGAAACGGCTTTCCTGCCGCTATCTCCGGATGGAATTCGGGATCCCCGGCTTCGATCCGATTCCGATCGGCCCGGAAAGTGAGATCGGGGCGCTCCGGCGTTCCAAGGTTCCCGGAATGTATGCGCCGATCGCGGGCCTTCCGATTCTCAAAGAGGAAGGGGCGAAGTTCTTCAAGAATTTCCTGGATATCGACATTCCGGCCGATTGCGTGATTCCAACCACAGGGTCCATGCAGGGTGGGTTTTTGGCTCAAGCCGTGGCCGGGCGCTGCGATCCGAAACGGGATCGTATCCTCTATATAGATCCCTGTTTTTCGGTGCATCGAATGCAGCGGAGATTTCTCGGACTCAAGGAGGCTTCGGTCGATCTCTATGACCGCACCCAATGGCTCGATCGAGCGGAAGCCATCTGTGCCAAGGGCGACGTAGCGGCGGTGATCTATTCCACGCCCAACAATCCGACCTGGGTCATTCTCACGGAAAACGAGCTTCAAAGGTTAGGGGAGATCTGCACTAAATACGACGTCATAGCCATCGAAGATCAGGCCTATTTCGGCATGGATATGCGAAAGGATTATTCCGTGCCCCGACAACCGCCTTATCCGCCGACCGTCGCCCGGCACACGCCGAATTATGTGTTTCTCCTCTCCGGTTCAAAGATCTTCAGTTACGCGGGCCAACGGGTAGCGTTGGCCTACCTTTCGCCTTCACTCGTTAAGCGGGAATTTCCCGGGCTTGAAACGTGGTTCGGAGAAACGAGGTTTTTTGACGCCTATGTGATGAGTGGCCTTTATTGCACGACGACCGGCGTGGCGCACACGCCGCAATACGGACTGGCTGGATTTTTGGCCAAGGCCAACAAAGGCGAATTCAATTTTATCCAGAATGTTTCGGAGTATTCCGAGCGCGCAAAAGTACTCAAGAGTATTTTTCTGTCGAATGGTTTTCATCTCGTTTACGCCGAGGATGTGGGGGAGCCGCTGGCCGACGGGTTCTTCTTCACGTTTGCCTACCCCGGAATGACCGGAGCCGAGTTGGTGGGCGGGCTCTTATATTATGGGATTTCCGCCACGGCGCTCACGATTGCATGCAGCAGCCGCAAGGAAGCGGTGCGCGCGTGCGTGTCCCTCATTGGAAAGGAGGATTACAAGCTCTTCGAGTCGCGGATTAAAAAGTTCGCCAAGGATCATCCGATGGACGTCACCCGAGAATCCTCAGCTCACGGGAACGTAATCCCGGCCCCTTAA
- a CDS encoding HAMP domain-containing sensor histidine kinase → MRLSVRTRILGTYVVLVGLFLVVLFTGFHRLERIGLRLNVIREGYLPIIKMVNTFFNFYHIDETFDVQKLVANRQNRLFLEAVSVHNPRLLENGLRRGLEDARKAFVTYPIGDEQRWFGRIATLIDEVVDQHTHYTEMVRGIIGQVESNDIEAALAQNEALVRQKRLLRARIDFLSRRLDERIQSGIEATVQEERRAAVLTLIFSSVILACTLLIGLVAILAFRPLRLLKTAAREIAAGDLGQRVHIQTNDEVGDLAHEFNRMADAIQQRDETLRKQQEQLIQSEKMAVIGRMASKISHEVRNPLNALGLNVEMLEDRVTEPDAKARLHAMASEIDRLNRVAESYLTLVRKPERSVQPVDPKAFLEHLETLVRPECAKRGIRMSLDVSDALPRVRMDGNRLQQALLNLVRNAMEAVGDKGEFGIRAQTENGHLLIQVWDKGPGIPAHQLSRIFEPFYTTKDKGTGLGLSISNEIVHEQGGSMECKSEPGQGALFTIRLPISTRDV, encoded by the coding sequence ATGAGGCTTTCCGTCCGAACAAGGATCCTGGGAACGTACGTGGTTCTTGTCGGTCTTTTCTTGGTGGTCCTCTTCACCGGATTTCACCGGCTGGAACGGATCGGCCTACGCCTGAACGTGATTCGAGAAGGCTACCTCCCCATCATTAAGATGGTGAACACGTTTTTTAATTTCTATCACATCGACGAGACGTTCGACGTTCAAAAATTGGTGGCCAACCGGCAAAACCGCCTCTTTCTTGAAGCGGTGAGCGTTCACAACCCCCGCCTTTTGGAAAACGGTCTGCGCCGGGGTCTTGAGGACGCCCGAAAGGCATTTGTCACATATCCGATCGGGGATGAACAGCGATGGTTCGGCCGTATCGCGACACTTATTGATGAAGTGGTCGATCAGCACACCCACTACACCGAAATGGTCCGAGGCATCATCGGCCAAGTCGAATCGAACGACATCGAAGCCGCCCTGGCGCAAAACGAAGCGCTCGTGCGCCAAAAACGGCTTCTGCGCGCGCGAATCGATTTCCTTTCCCGCCGTTTGGACGAACGAATCCAATCGGGAATCGAGGCGACCGTCCAGGAAGAGCGTCGTGCGGCGGTTTTGACATTGATTTTTTCCAGCGTCATTCTGGCCTGCACGCTCCTTATCGGCCTGGTCGCCATTCTCGCCTTTCGCCCGTTGCGATTGCTGAAAACGGCGGCGCGGGAAATCGCCGCCGGAGACCTCGGACAAAGAGTGCACATCCAAACGAACGACGAAGTCGGCGACCTCGCGCACGAGTTCAATCGAATGGCGGACGCGATTCAACAACGAGACGAGACGCTAAGGAAACAGCAGGAGCAGTTAATTCAAAGTGAAAAAATGGCGGTCATCGGTCGCATGGCTTCCAAGATCAGCCACGAAGTCCGCAATCCTCTCAATGCTTTGGGCCTTAACGTCGAAATGTTGGAGGACCGCGTTACGGAACCGGATGCCAAAGCACGCCTTCACGCGATGGCGTCGGAAATCGATCGCCTCAATCGGGTTGCCGAAAGTTACCTTACGTTGGTTCGAAAACCGGAGCGAAGCGTCCAGCCGGTCGACCCGAAGGCGTTCCTCGAACATCTCGAAACGTTGGTCCGGCCGGAATGCGCGAAGCGAGGTATCCGGATGAGTCTCGATGTGAGCGATGCGCTTCCCCGGGTCCGAATGGATGGGAATCGTCTTCAACAAGCTCTTCTCAATTTGGTGCGCAACGCCATGGAGGCTGTCGGAGATAAAGGAGAGTTCGGCATACGAGCGCAGACGGAAAACGGCCATCTTTTGATTCAGGTCTGGGACAAGGGCCCCGGCATTCCCGCCCATCAGCTTTCCAGAATCTTCGAACCTTTTTACACAACTAAAGACAAGGGCACCGGCTTGGGACTTTCCATCAGCAACGAAATCGTCCACGAACAGGGGGGAAGCATGGAATGCAAGAGTGAGCCCGGCCAAGGGGCTCTTTTTACGATTCGCCTCCCTATATCCACCCGTGACGTTTGA